From the genome of Cytophagales bacterium WSM2-2:
GGCTTTTTATTTACAACCGCGAGGCCTGTGACAAGCCCGAAGTAGAAAGGACAATTCTTCAGCAGCAATTTGCCATCATGATCAAACGACTGTGGTTCGGCATTACCTGGCCGTCATGTATCCTCACCATCATTTTCGGAACCTGGCTTATCGTACTTCTGGGCGACATACCGGGCTGGCTTTGGGTGAAACTTGGTTTTGTTGCGGGGCTACTATTGTACCATTTTTCATTGCACGTTATTTACAGGCAGCAGAAAAGCAATGTCTTTAAGTACACTTCATCTCAACTGAGAATATGGAATGAAGTCGCAACCATTTTTTTAGTTGCTATCGTGATGCTCGTGGTTGTAAAAAGCGAGATCAGTCTTGTATGGGGTGTAGGCGGAATCTTAGCGTTAGGAATTGTCCTGAGCCTCGCCATTTCCATTTATAAAAAGATCCTGAATAAATAGTAAGATCAATCTAGTATTCGGATCAAGCATCCCTCAGCTCTACCACCCGATCCCGTAATCTTCGCCATGATTGCTGCTTCCTCCCCAGAAGCTGCCGTGCTTGGTATCAAACCAGATTGCGTTGATAGGTCCAGATGTTCGTTCATCCAGGCTCAGCCGATATCCCATTTTCAATAATTCTTTCTGGACATACGGAGGTGTATTTGAATTCAGTAGCAGGTTCCCTGCCTTTGGCTTGCGGTCCTGACCGTCCTCCCCTTCCCCTAACGACAGGTAAAACTGGTAAGTGTTGATATTCGGTGCTTCGGTAGCTTCTTGTACAGTCATTCCAAATTCAACCATATTCAAAAAGAATTGAAGTAAGTTTTGATCCTGGGTGTCGCCACCCTGCACTGCAAAAGACAAGAACGGTTTGCCATCTTTGAGTGCCATCGTTGGAGTCAAAGTAACCCTGGGACGTTTGCCCGGAGCAACTACATTGAAGGGATTCAATTTCGGGTCACACACAAAACTCTGCATGCGCTGGCTCAGTCCCACGCCTGTGCGACCAGCGATCACAGCTGGAATCCAGCCTCCGCTTGGAGTGATAGAAACAACCCAACCGTCTTTATCGGCAGCCTCAACTGAAGTAGTGCCGGCCCACACTTTGCTTAGATAGTTTTCATCCAACGGAGTAGGCACGTTCAAGTTCAGCGCCTGGTTCCATTGTTTTAAAACATCCTGGTAAGGATTTACTTTACCTTCGAATTGATAAGGATCTCCGGGTCCAGCCTTAGCATCATTGCGCTCCCAGTTGATTGCTTTCACACGGTCTTTTGCATACTCCTTCGATAGCAAACCTTTCATCGGCTGGTCAGTAGCAAATGCAGGATCGCCATAGTAGAAATCACGATCTGCAAATGTCAGGTTCATCACCTGGTATAAAGTGTGAATGTATTTCGCTGAATTGAATCCCATACCCTTCACGTCAATGTTCTCGAGCATATTAAGTGCCTGCAACATCATCGGCCCCTGAGTCCACTGCTGAAGTTTATAGACCTCAATTCCTTTATAGTTTGTTGAAAGGGGTTCTTCAATTTTTACTTTCCAGTTGGCAAGATCAGCCTCTGTAAATAGCCCACCCTGCTCACGACATCCTCTTACAATTTCTTTGGCAATGTCACCTTTATAAAATCGATCGTAGGCAGCATAGATCGCTTCCTTACGGTTCTTGCCATTTTTCAAAGCTTGTTGTTCTGCCTCCACCAATTTTTTTAGTGTTTCAAGCAGGTCAGCTTGTTTAAAAATCTCTCCCGCGTCCGGAGCTTCGCGTTTCTCACCGAGGTGAGGGAGCATCACTGATTTGGAGTATGGCCACTTCTTAATCATCTCTTTGTTTCTCTCGATAGAATTAGCTGTTTGTGCTTCAATCGGGTAGCCTTCCGCCAATTGCATAGCAGGAGCAAGTACATCTTTCAAACTCATCGTGCCATACTCCGCTAGCATAGTCGTCAACCCGCCAACAGTGCCGGGAGTGGTTGCTGCGAGAGGGCCGTAGTTGGGAGGAAAATTGTAGCCTTTGCTTTTGAAAAATTCAGGAGTAGCTCCTGTGGGAGCCACACCAAGTGCATTGATCGCGATCACCTTTTGTGTTTTGGGATTGTAGATCAATGCCTGAGTTTCACCGCCCCAGCTTAACACATCCCATACTGTACATGTGGCTGCCAGCATAGCACAAGCGGCATCAACTGCATTTCCACCTTTTTGAAAGGTCATTGCACCCGCAGTTGCGGCCAACGGTTTCCCAGTAATAGCCATCCAATTTTTGCCATGCAACGGGGGCTTTTGTGTCCCGCCCGGACGGGCATTAAAAGATTGAGAAAAACCACTGAATGCAATCAGTAGCGAAATGGCGGTTAGGATTGTCTTTTTCATAAGCTGAATTGATCAGGCTAATTTAATGCGTTACGCTTCCTTTATGTGAATGTTTTGATAAACATTCAAACTACTGGTCTGAGTGGCCCTATCAGGCTGATTACCACTGAAGGTAGTATACAACGCTCATTTTTGGATGGTTTTGGTGAATCAAATAATATTTAGACATTTGTCTAAATATATAAATTACTGGGTGAATAAAGTATTCAAGGCTTTGAACGACAGCACAAGGAGGCAAATTCTGGAGATGCTTCAGGAAAAAGATCTCACTGCGGGCGAAATAGCCAATGGTTTCAATATGTCCAAGCCAAGCATATCGCATCACCTCGATTTATTAAAACAAGCTGGTTTGGTACTGGCCGTGAAAGAGGGACAGTTTATCTACTACTCTCTCAATACTACTGCAATGGATGAAGTGGTCAAGTGGTTCATT
Proteins encoded in this window:
- a CDS encoding gamma-glutamyltranspeptidase codes for the protein MKKTILTAISLLIAFSGFSQSFNARPGGTQKPPLHGKNWMAITGKPLAATAGAMTFQKGGNAVDAACAMLAATCTVWDVLSWGGETQALIYNPKTQKVIAINALGVAPTGATPEFFKSKGYNFPPNYGPLAATTPGTVGGLTTMLAEYGTMSLKDVLAPAMQLAEGYPIEAQTANSIERNKEMIKKWPYSKSVMLPHLGEKREAPDAGEIFKQADLLETLKKLVEAEQQALKNGKNRKEAIYAAYDRFYKGDIAKEIVRGCREQGGLFTEADLANWKVKIEEPLSTNYKGIEVYKLQQWTQGPMMLQALNMLENIDVKGMGFNSAKYIHTLYQVMNLTFADRDFYYGDPAFATDQPMKGLLSKEYAKDRVKAINWERNDAKAGPGDPYQFEGKVNPYQDVLKQWNQALNLNVPTPLDENYLSKVWAGTTSVEAADKDGWVVSITPSGGWIPAVIAGRTGVGLSQRMQSFVCDPKLNPFNVVAPGKRPRVTLTPTMALKDGKPFLSFAVQGGDTQDQNLLQFFLNMVEFGMTVQEATEAPNINTYQFYLSLGEGEDGQDRKPKAGNLLLNSNTPPYVQKELLKMGYRLSLDERTSGPINAIWFDTKHGSFWGGSSNHGEDYGIGW